Genomic DNA from Brienomyrus brachyistius isolate T26 chromosome 22, BBRACH_0.4, whole genome shotgun sequence:
GTCGTCCCCAAGGCGCTCGGAGAGGGGTACGTCACGTCTCCACAACCTGTTCATCTGAAGGAAGAGAAGACAACCCAACTCATCCTGCATCTATCATACTAATTTCATCCCATCACAGTCATATAGAAAGTGCCAGATCCATggcagtataaaagacacagtgAAGTTCTCCGAAACACTGCCTCTGTAAGAAAACACCACGGTAAATAAAATGATCTACTGACAAACTCTGGACCATCCCCCCCCGAGGCCAGGACTATACGCAGGAAAAATatctgacccccaccccccacaaagCCACATGACACTGATCGCTTCCGTTCCTCTCGATGTTCCAGCGGAGCACTGCATCCTGCAGCGCCTGTCGCAGTGTCACATCTGCATACTTGAGCCTGATAAAGCCTGGCAGACAGCAGAAATGTGCAGGCCTTGGTGTCATAATCGGCCACGTGACAGCACACCCTACTAGTGACCAGCATACACTTCCGGTGACACTCCACCCGCTAGTATCGTGAATTATAAACAGGCACCGGACTAAGTTTCCAACACTTGAGTCCAGCCAACGGCGATTCTCTCACGGCTGACCAGTAACCTGTGTCTAACCCAAGATGGCTTCCCCAGAACCCCAAGAATAAATATCACTTTTGACATATAAATCAAACACTTGTAACAAATAAATCTATACGTGTCAAAACAAAGATGATGCTCAGCTCTCGAAAACCATTCTGTGATGTGAGCAGGTACTAACTGTGGGACCATCGGTTTAATTGCGCTCAGAGTACCTGCTTCGACCGTAGCCAGTACCACAGCAGTCCAGGTACAGATTTACTACATAGGTGAATGCAAAGGTAATATCAGCCAAGTACTGAGGGGGAAAATATACCATAAAGAAGGTGTCTATTACACACAATAGACTGTTTTACAGATTTCAATTTCCCCCTGTTTCAGGAGAGATTCTGATTAGATTAAATAAGAGAGACACAAATCCATAAAAATCCCCAGCCAGTGGGAACTGAGAAAATAACAGTTTCCGGGCAACAGATCTCTTAAAAAAATATCTAAGACAAAGCCCCCCCCAAGCAATCTTTACAGGAGCCTGGAGCCCGCGAACCTGCTATGTCAGTGATTAGTTCGGTAAACCCCGGAGACGATCCGCATCGGCTCATGGGAAGGAGAAGCGGCGGCGGGGCGAGAAAATGAGCGTGTATCGAGAAAAAGAAAGTGTGAGACTGACAGGAGGGACTGGGACACGGCCAGAAACGCATTCGCATCGTGTactcacacacagatatatGTATACTGGATATAAATGATCTCCCTTTTAACTATAAAATATATCAAACCACGACATAATTAATATGTCCTTATAAAAGTTGCCAAATGCCGTGTGACAAATCTAAAGGACCTGAACGACTttccctgaaagttgttccCTTTCGAAACTAATCCCATTTCTCCGCCAGCACATGACTCTCGACAACACCTATGTAGCTGGACTTCCAATAATCAACACCATTTTATCTGGAAAACAAAGTAATGCATGACACTGTACAGAGAAATATAAATATAGAATATAAAATTTCATCGTATATGGGATATTAATATACTGCGTTACATATGTGTGCAAGAAGCTACAGCAAACACAACATCGCAACTTATACGTAATATTTGTATATACTATATATCTTTATAgcttaatatttttatattaaaattgCAGGATAACGGCAGCTTTATTTGTAGCAACATATCTACAGCAATTACTGGAAAATAAATACAATGTGACTAACATAAAACGCTATACTTGAGGTTATGCGGTTAATCGGAGATGCACACACATTACAAACTGGGGTTTAGTCTGCGGATGCATGGAACAGACAGTACAAAGCTCCGCCTGCGCGATACACAGAGACCTTCCAGCTTTTTTCCTAAATAAAATCATTACAGTGGCTCAAACGTTAACGCTGGACATTTCTATGCATGAATAAATCACTCCACGATGCATTTTGAGCGGCACGGCCACGCAGGTTAAAGATGTGACATCAGGCTCCCTCCCCACCTATATCCTCACCGACACCCTGTCTTACCTCATCTGCAGTGGCCCCAAAACTTCCAAAGGCTGGGTCTGCTTGGATCCGATCATTCAACACCCCCGGCGACTTAAAACACAGAGAACACGGCGACCGTTACTCGAAGCACCAaattgcatcacaaaaataaagatGCAATAACGGCGGGTAGTTTCGGAAGTAGCCTTCGTTATTTCAATTCGTCACATTAAAAACGAAAACGCCTAATGTTAACTACCACTCCCAGCTTTAAAAACGTTGAaatcaaacatgtttgcttcatACAGGAGAGGGAAGGGCGACGCGATCTGTCCTAAATTCACAAAGAAATCGCTCTCCGGCCATCCATGTTTACCCACCGACGCTGCGCGCAGCAGAAGCCAACACGCCAGCTAACCAAACTAAAGCACTTTACTGAGAGCCACCTACCTAACAATACATAATAAAACCTTTGTTTTTTCActttataaaaatgtattttgaagACGTCTAAAAATCgcgcaaaaataaaaacagtaagCGGTGCAGGGACACAGCTGATCCTTTGCTCGCCTCTTCACCTCCGTCCCTGACTCAATCCATCGGGATTACGGTGTAGCGGCGTCTCGGCTCAAACCAGGCGGCTGCCACGCATGCGCGCCGCTCCGCGCACCCGCTTCAGCGGGGAGATGACGTAACCTGCTCGAGAGCGCGCACATAATCGCCACATTTCTGTTTTGTAAACTAACCAACCCACATATCCTGTCTACGTCTTCctaaatatatgcatttaacacCTATCACTCAATTCTTCATTTGCTTACAAATAACTGCATTCttaaaataacagaaacaaTGAACCTAATAAAATCCTACTCAATATActttttacatgtatatttacacttTTGTAACATGCAGCTATTTTATATACGTTaacaaatctaaaaaaaaatctaccaaataatatatatatatatatatatatatatatatatatatatatatatatataaattaaattCAAAACAAATCTGACTCAAACCACCAATTTCTGCTGGTAGTTATGAAATTAAACACATTTTAAGCACATGTATTTCTAGGCTAAGCAtcagcataaaaaaaaaaccagacaagttttttttcactgtttattattacttcataaaatatacacaaatactgttgtaaataaaatgttaaagaaCTGTACAAGATATCAGTACACAATACACAAAGTGAGCCCCTAACTCCCACAATCCTATGCGGCTACACCACTTTCCATGTGAGACTTATGCTACCATTGGGTATCTTTAGAACACAAGCTTGCCCGGATCACTAAGCTCTTACAAGAATCAGTGACATCACCCAATGCTAACCATGTAGCATTACCTCAGGGCCCAAAAAATGACATCACAGTTGAATCAACACCCCTGTttgggaaggaaaaaaaaaacaaaagttcaggtaattcagttttaattcctggtaaataatttataattgcTGGCAACCTCTGAGTAGAACAGTAGCATCATGTAGAGAAAGATTTAAACACCCATGGTCTCTGGGAACAGCGTATTACAGTCACTGAGTAACAGAACACAGAACTCAACAGATGACTTGGTAAGAACATGAAAGTGGGCCACACAAAGCAGAGAACAGCTGACCAATCTGCGAGCCCGGAGCAGGGAACCTTCCATCTGAGAAGGTAGTACCGTGTTTAACACAGATGAGAAAGAGTAAAACCACAGAGCTACAGGCCAGTGGCCACAAAGACTGCAGCTAAAACCGTCTCATGATTCCGGACCCTCAACTCGGCACCATAACCCATTTCACACACTGCTTCCGTTCTACATCAGACCTTAAAACAATTGCAATTTGGTTTTACACAAAAAGAATGAGGTAATATAAAACCACACCTTTTCTGTATGAACCACGTGAAGGAACCACCCCAACTTTAAGTGAATCCCAAGCACTGGACTGAAAATAAAAGGCGAATCGAGAACAATCATGATAAAAATGTCCACCAAAAGCCAACTGGCAGGTCTCTGGAGAGGGCCAGACGTTAAATTTTAGGTGTGGGTGTAAATTGCCCCTGCAAAGAGCCATACCTTTAAAATAAACTTACAGGGTTACAAATGAGCACATCCATCCTTCGTCTCTCTATTTTGTATCTAAACGGAGCTCTGTCATCTGACTCACTATCAGATTTAGACAAAAAACCAGCGAACAGAAGTGCTGAAAATTAGAGAGGTGTCCTCTGGGACACCAAGATCTCACGTGGCTCCCAACACACCCACCTTAGTGGGACAGGAACGCTAGTTTTCACACGCCTTCCACACATCCTCTTTCACCTTATGCTGTATTcaatactttttattttttagcaaataaaaaaaaaaattacaaaaaaatttaaaaacgaAACTCcggaataataaaaataaagttaGTGTTAAGCTTGATACAATCCATACCTGTATGATTATAAACACAGAACATAGTTGTGACATCAACCTTTTTGTATCAACTAAAATGAACAGGTGAAGTGTAAACATTCATGAACGTGTTTGTGAGTGGCCCTTCAAGGGCCCATGTGTCACTGAAACACTGTGAAACACCACGGTTCCATTAACGGATGAGTGAACCCAAAACTGGAAaaccaattaaaaaaataaaccttacaatttttacaaaagACTGTATTGGCATGCAGTAACAGTTACATTCTGTGTAGGAGAAATTGGTCCTTCCCTGGAGGGTCCACCCCCTTGTGGCACTCCCACCAACTGCCAGAAGAGGGACTATTGAGTCCCAGTGAGCAGCAAAGGGGTGGGTCTGTAGAGTGACAGATGTTGGATTACTCTGCCTCGAAGCTCAGCTTTAGGGAATCGCCATCAGACTGAAAAGGTTGCCCTGCGTTGACCTTCATCCTTGGTTCTCCGTCATAATTCTGCCACTGATCCTTGATCCATTTTCTTTGTTATGCtgtctttttaaataaaacaaagtgAAACTAGGGAGGGGTCTTTTGAAGTCCTGAGAacgacagaaaaacaaaaagaaacaatTTTTAAAAGTTTGCCCAGCATCAGAAGACAATAGATAGTGATATTTGGAATAATCAATTTTCATGCAACAggttctggggaaaaaaaaaaacttaaaaattcaCAACTATCAAACAGTCAACATCAAAAATCTTTTCAGGGAGGGGGAAATAAAAACTTGTTTTTATGCAACTGAGGGAGTGGCCACGGTATGCCAGTGGACGCCTCCTACCTGTCCATATCCAGGGGATGGAACATTCCAGCACGTCACTTTCCTAGATGCTCAAACGGCATGCTGACCTGAACACACATCATCAGAAGTCATTTTACAAGGAATTCCCAAACCAAACCTGAGTCTCGGCAAGTAAGAGCTAACCTGCGACGCGGAGATACGAGACTGATCGTGGCGGGCGGTGAGATCCGAGGATGAGATGTTGGCGGGGGCGCCCCGGTGCAACCTCATGCTCaccttcctctccctctctaCACGGGAGATGGCCCGTGGAGACGCGTTTCCTGGGGGAGGGGCGGAGCACACATCAGTATCACTGGCATCAGCACAGCGGGGTGAGGAAACCACTTGCATAGGGCtggcatgtgcccaggctgtGCTAAGGAAATATCATAATGGACCGACCCCGGCGAACATCAACGTGAGTCAAGATCTTCTCATAACCTGCAGACACTTTTGGAAAAGGCCGAGAACTGAGCCAAAGAACCAGCTGTGTTAGTTTCTGCCATATTTTAGTGGTTATCCAGGATATATGAGGATAAACCCATGAGCAGACAGTAGGGATTTCAGAACATCGACCCTCACGGTTCTGGAATAGAGTCTCTTATGATCGGCTGTCTCACCGGATGGCTGTACACGAGAGGCTGGTGTTGAGACTGCTGGTTCGGGGCCATTCCTGACCCGGTTTGGAGCTGGGGGGTTTGGACCCGGAGGTAGGGCCCTGGCAGCTGAGCCCCGGGCCCCCCCTGCGATCCGCTCGTCCctctcctctgctcctctccGCTCCCTCTCGCCTTCCTCAGCCGTCCTGCTAGCACCCTGAGAAAAGAGAGCGGAGAGAAATCAGACACAGGAcaccaaaaaaacaacaaaaataaaacaccaaCACCATACTTACAGTCCCACACAAAGGCAAAACTTACAAATTTAAGCATGTTCCAGTCAAAGACATAGTCGTAGGAGAAGCCCTGTCTGTGGAACAGGTTCCTGAAGAGCTGCCGTAGGTAGGAGTAATCGGGCTTGTCGTCAAACCGCAACGAACGGCAGAAGTTAAGGTAGGTGGAGAATTCCGCTGAACAGAGTGGGTGGGAAAGAACTTAAGACCAAAGAACGATCGAACACGTATCCAAGCAGCGTTAACAACTCATGAAGCATCAGGTCATGCGACACATTCACTGCCCACAATGCAGAAGAAAATgaaagcagaggtggaaagttcagattCACACAAATCAAGACCAAGATTTGTTTCGACCAACCAATTgagtatgaagagtcacagggtactcaactggttggttgaaaccgaattttggtctgaatttgtactttgtagacctgaactttccacctctgaacaAAAGCCAAGCGATCAAGCAGACTCACAGGGATATCCCTTGCAGAGCACCTCGATGGGGGTGGACATCTTCTTCTCGCTGATGCGCTCGTACTTCTGCCTCTTGGTGGCGGCCTTGAGGCCTTGCCAGGGCAGCGAGCCCAGGTTAAAGTACATAAGCACATAGCCCAGGGACTCCAAGTCGTCACGCCGGGACTGTtctgggaggagggggaggagacAAGGACCTGGAATTTTAGGTTGCTCACTCATAGCCCACCAGCTGAACCTTCACAGATGCAAAGAGCACATGACTCTGGGTCTTTGTGAGAAGGTGAGGCAAAGTTAATCCTGTGCCTGTATGTCCCTGGTCAGGGAGAGACACTCCCTTAGGATGAGGTGAGCTGCCTGTAAATTCACTGCCAGATGCAGTTTCACACCTCCCAAAACCGGTAATCGGCAGGCAGGATGGTGCCGTCTCCATGGCCACCGCCAAGCAGCCTCTTACCGATGCCCAGGTGCGTGTTGATGGAGGCGTAGCGCGCAGTGCCTGTCAGGTTCTTGTTCTCGCGGTAGGGGATGTGCTGGTGGGTGCGAGCGTCGCGGTACTTCTTCGCCAGGCCGAAGTCGATGATGTACACCAGGTTGCCCTTCTTTCCCAGGCCCATGAGGAAGTTGTCCGGCTTCACGTCCCGGTGGATGAAGTTCTTGGAGTGGATGTACTCGATGCGGCTGATCTGTCCAGGGCaaagtgttggggggggggagaggacgGT
This window encodes:
- the LOC125718301 gene encoding casein kinase I-like, yielding MELRVGNKYRLGRKIGSGSFGDIYLGANIATGEEVAIKLECVKTKHPQLHIESKFYKMMQGGVGIPSIKWCGAEGDYNVMVMELLGPSLEDLFNFCSRKFSLKTVLLLADQMISRIEYIHSKNFIHRDVKPDNFLMGLGKKGNLVYIIDFGLAKKYRDARTHQHIPYRENKNLTGTARYASINTHLGIEQSRRDDLESLGYVLMYFNLGSLPWQGLKAATKRQKYERISEKKMSTPIEVLCKGYPSEFSTYLNFCRSLRFDDKPDYSYLRQLFRNLFHRQGFSYDYVFDWNMLKFGASRTAEEGERERRGAEERDERIAGGARGSAARALPPGPNPPAPNRVRNGPEPAVSTPASRVQPSGNASPRAISRVERERKVSMRLHRGAPANISSSDLTARHDQSRISASQVSMPFEHLGK